In a genomic window of Ralstonia nicotianae:
- a CDS encoding DUF4390 domain-containing protein, with the protein MTAFLRPSTWLPAVPRFRQVLHRLVVLGMLCLWWPAAAPAQTIEVGRTQLEYADGGWNLSADFDFDLPGNLEDAVNKGIALYFLVEFELIRPRWYWFDDHAVSATRVVRLSYHPLTRQYRVSTGGLQVPFSRLKDAVDFMQHVRGWRVFEQRAVKAGEAVQAEVRMRLDVSQLPKPFQINAVNTRDWNLGSDWKRFSFVVPNEPVPPAQPPAPPAQLPTSAPPAGPAPNPAASPASGTLGLSPNPGWGMGAGSGNNAASLLLAPAK; encoded by the coding sequence GTGACTGCATTCCTTCGCCCATCGACCTGGCTGCCGGCGGTGCCCCGGTTCCGGCAAGTTCTGCATCGGCTGGTCGTGCTGGGCATGCTGTGCCTGTGGTGGCCGGCCGCGGCGCCGGCGCAGACCATCGAAGTCGGGCGCACGCAGCTGGAATACGCCGACGGGGGCTGGAACCTCTCCGCCGATTTCGATTTCGATCTGCCGGGCAACCTCGAAGATGCCGTCAACAAGGGCATCGCGCTGTATTTCCTCGTCGAGTTCGAACTGATCCGTCCGCGCTGGTACTGGTTCGACGACCATGCCGTCAGCGCGACCCGCGTGGTGCGGCTGTCGTACCACCCGCTCACGCGCCAGTACCGGGTCTCGACCGGTGGTCTGCAGGTGCCGTTCTCGCGGCTGAAGGACGCGGTCGACTTCATGCAGCACGTGCGGGGCTGGCGCGTGTTCGAGCAGCGCGCGGTCAAGGCCGGCGAGGCGGTGCAGGCCGAAGTCCGCATGCGCCTGGATGTGTCCCAACTGCCCAAGCCGTTCCAGATCAACGCCGTCAACACGCGCGACTGGAATCTCGGCTCCGACTGGAAGCGCTTTTCGTTCGTGGTGCCCAACGAACCGGTGCCGCCCGCACAGCCGCCCGCGCCGCCGGCGCAGCTGCCCACGAGCGCGCCGCCCGCCGGTCCGGCGCCGAACCCGGCCGCCTCTCCCGCGTCCGGCACGCTGGGCCTGTCGCCCAATCCGGGCTGGGGCATGGGCGCGGGGTCGGGCAACAATGCGGCATCGC